Proteins from a single region of Bacteroidia bacterium:
- a CDS encoding rod shape-determining protein, with amino-acid sequence MGLFSFFNQELAIDLGTANTIITHNDKIVVDEPSIVAIDRHTGKLIAIGDKARQMHGKTHDNIKTIRPLRDGVIADFNAAELMIRGLIKMINPRPRLFSPSMRMVIAIPSGSTEVEIRAVRDSSEHAGARDVYMIYEPMAAALGIGLDVEAPEGSMVIDIGGGTAEIAVISLSGIVCNKSVRTAGDVFTADIMEYMRHQHNMRIGERTAEDIKINVGAALPDLENPPPDYIVKGPHQMTSLPIEIPVSYQEIAHCLDKSISKIEVAILQVLEETPPELYKDITNSFIYLAGGGSLLRGLDRRLMEKYNIPVKVADDPLHAVARGTGIALKNVDRFSFLMR; translated from the coding sequence ATGGGATTATTTTCATTTTTTAATCAGGAACTTGCAATCGACTTAGGAACAGCCAATACCATTATTACACATAATGATAAAATTGTTGTTGACGAACCTTCAATTGTTGCAATTGACAGACATACCGGGAAACTTATTGCTATTGGCGATAAAGCCCGTCAGATGCATGGTAAAACCCATGACAATATAAAAACTATCAGACCGCTTAGAGATGGTGTAATAGCAGACTTTAACGCAGCCGAATTAATGATTCGTGGTCTTATTAAGATGATAAATCCGAGACCAAGATTATTTTCACCTTCAATGCGAATGGTAATAGCTATTCCATCAGGAAGTACCGAGGTTGAGATTCGTGCTGTACGTGACTCCTCCGAACATGCCGGTGCACGCGATGTTTACATGATATACGAACCAATGGCAGCAGCTTTGGGTATTGGATTAGATGTTGAAGCTCCTGAAGGCAGCATGGTAATTGACATTGGTGGTGGAACAGCAGAAATTGCAGTAATTTCTTTAAGCGGTATCGTTTGTAATAAATCGGTAAGAACTGCAGGTGACGTATTCACTGCAGATATTATGGAATATATGCGTCATCAGCATAATATGAGAATCGGTGAACGTACAGCCGAAGACATTAAAATTAATGTTGGAGCTGCATTACCTGATTTAGAGAATCCTCCACCTGATTATATTGTTAAAGGACCACATCAGATGACCTCTTTACCAATTGAGATTCCTGTATCGTATCAGGAAATTGCACATTGTTTGGATAAATCAATTTCAAAAATTGAAGTTGCCATTCTTCAGGTTTTAGAAGAAACTCCACCTGAACTTTATAAAGATATAACAAATAGCTTTATATACTTAGCCGGTGGTGGTTCGTTGCTAAGAGGACTTGATAGACGCTTAATGGAAAAATACAACATTCCTGTAAAAGTTGCTGATGATCCATTGCACGCTGTTGCAAGAGGAACCGGTATAGCACTTAAAAATGTTGATCGTTTTTCATTCTTAATGAGGTAG
- the purH gene encoding bifunctional phosphoribosylaminoimidazolecarboxamide formyltransferase/IMP cyclohydrolase produces the protein MNNLKAIKSAFISVFYKDGLDVVVKKLHQLNVQIISTGGTREFIEKMNIPVIAAESLTGFPSILGGRVKTLHPNIFGGILARRDDKTDMQQVEEYKFKLIDLIIVDLYPFEETVKKGAPDEDIIEKIDIGGISLIRAAAKNFNDVAIISCQQQYSYLNELLEKNNGNTTIEERRKLAAEAFEVTSHYDTHIYKYFAGNNPTSFKSSIKNAQTLRYGENPHQKGYFYGNLDEVFEKIHGKEISYNNLLDIDASVALISEFTEPTVAIIKHNNACGLASRSTLLQAWKDALAGDPVSAFGGIIVTNKTVDKETALEIDKLFFEVIIAPAYDNDALEVLKQKKNRIILILKNINFSTSSFRTLLNGVLEQEKDLKTETINDLRTVTEREPTKEEIEDLIFANILVKHTKSNSIVLAKNKQLLASGAGQTSRIDALKHSIEKAKSFGFDLKGAVMSSDAFFPFADSVEIAYNAGITAVIQPGGSIRDEDTINFCTKHKMAMVFTGIRHFKH, from the coding sequence GTGAATAACTTAAAAGCAATTAAATCAGCATTTATATCTGTATTTTACAAAGATGGACTTGACGTAGTCGTTAAAAAACTCCATCAGTTAAATGTTCAGATAATTTCAACCGGAGGAACAAGAGAATTTATCGAAAAGATGAATATTCCGGTAATAGCAGCAGAAAGCCTGACTGGTTTTCCTAGTATTCTTGGCGGCAGAGTAAAAACTTTACACCCGAATATTTTCGGTGGTATTTTAGCTCGTCGCGACGATAAAACTGACATGCAGCAGGTAGAAGAATATAAATTTAAGTTAATAGATTTAATAATTGTAGATTTATATCCTTTTGAAGAAACTGTAAAAAAAGGAGCTCCCGATGAAGATATTATTGAAAAAATAGATATCGGAGGTATTTCTTTGATAAGAGCTGCAGCAAAAAATTTTAATGATGTTGCTATAATTTCATGTCAGCAACAATATTCATATTTAAACGAACTACTCGAAAAAAACAATGGAAATACTACAATTGAAGAACGCAGAAAATTAGCTGCCGAAGCTTTTGAAGTTACTTCTCATTACGACACTCATATATATAAATACTTTGCAGGAAATAATCCTACTTCATTTAAGTCAAGTATTAAAAACGCACAGACTTTACGATATGGAGAAAACCCTCACCAGAAAGGATATTTCTATGGAAATCTGGATGAAGTTTTTGAAAAAATTCACGGAAAAGAAATTTCTTACAATAATTTGTTAGATATTGATGCTTCTGTTGCATTAATAAGCGAATTTACCGAACCAACTGTAGCTATAATCAAACATAACAATGCATGTGGATTAGCTTCAAGAAGTACTTTACTTCAGGCTTGGAAAGATGCGCTTGCCGGCGATCCTGTTTCTGCATTTGGTGGTATTATCGTAACAAATAAAACTGTTGATAAAGAAACAGCTTTAGAAATTGACAAATTATTTTTTGAAGTAATTATTGCACCTGCTTACGATAACGATGCACTTGAAGTATTAAAACAAAAAAAGAACAGAATTATTTTAATTCTTAAAAACATAAACTTCTCTACATCAAGTTTCAGAACATTGTTAAACGGCGTACTTGAACAGGAAAAAGATTTAAAAACCGAAACTATTAATGATCTTCGCACAGTAACAGAACGAGAACCAACAAAAGAAGAAATTGAAGATCTTATTTTTGCTAACATTTTAGTAAAACATACTAAAAGTAACTCTATTGTTTTAGCAAAAAACAAGCAACTTCTAGCAAGTGGTGCAGGACAAACTTCAAGAATTGATGCATTAAAACATTCAATTGAGAAAGCAAAAAGCTTTGGCTTCGATTTAAAAGGAGCAGTAATGTCAAGCGATGCATTTTTTCCTTTTGCTGATTCTGTAGAAATTGCATATAATGCTGGGATTACAGCAGTTATACAACCAGGTGGCTCAATTCGCGATGAGGATACAATAAACTTTTGCACAAAACACAAAATGGCTATGGTTTTTACTGGAATTCGTCATTTTAAACATTAA